The Desulfuromonadales bacterium genome includes the window CTCCGGCTGCGGCTGGCACCACCGTCACCATGGCCACGCGGGCCACAAGGGTGGCAAGTGCCAATGCCCCTGCCCGCAGGCCGCTCCGGCGCCCGCCGAGGCGCCCGCCCCGGCGAAGTAGCGGCCGACCGAACCTCGCCCGGCCGTCGGGGATCCTCCGGCGGCCGGCATCTCCTCTGTCCCTCCACTCCTCCCCCGAGAAACGCGAAGGCGGGCCGCCCGGTCCGCCTTCTTTTTTCCTCACCCAACGGTCCCTGTCCCGGCCAATGCGCTACCCCGCCATCCGGGACTGCAGGTGGCCGTTCCTGTGCTAATCTCTACTTGAACCCTCATGGCACGAAGGGAAGGGAGTCAGCGATGAAAGTCGAACCTCAGAAGGAACACGAGTGGCTGCAGAAGCTGGTCGGCGCGTGGGCGTTCGAAGTCGAGGCGACAACGGAGCCGGGCTGCGCGCCCGGGCATTTCCGGGGGACCGAGAGCGTGCGGTCCATCGGGGGCCTCTGGATCGTGGCCGAGGGGCTGGGCGAGATGCCCGGCGGCGGCACCGCGACGACGATGATGACCCTCGGCTATGACCCGCAGAAAAAGCGGTACCTGGGCACCTGGATCGGGTCGATGATGACCCACCTCTGGATTTACGACGGCGCCCTCGATGCGGCCGAAAAGGTGCTGACCCTCGACACCGAGGGCCCCGCCATGACCGCCGAAGGGAAAATGGCGAAATTCAGGGACGTGATCGAGTTCAAGAGCGACGACCACCGGGTGCTGACCTCGCACATGCTGGGCGAGGACGGGAAGTGGTGCCACTTCATGACGGCGCACTATCGGCGGAAGAAGTAGCTGAGCGGCAGAAGGTGGGCGGGCAGATGCCGGAAATCGCAGCGGGCGATGATCACAGCCCGGCTCGATCGACGTGCTGGACGGCACGGGGAACCAGAGAGCGGCACCTGCCATACGCCCGTTGATGCGGGTTTGAAATGCACCCTGACCGGCCCCGCCTTGATCCTCCCATTTGGCGCCTGTTTTGCAAGAGAGACATGGGGACAGCAGAGAATACGCACCGTTTCGCCGGGGCTCAGGGGCGTTGCCGCGTGCCGGTGCGATGGTCCGTCGCATCAGGCGCAAATTCGCCGCCATTTGACCGGGCCGCACCCGGGTTACCCGAGGGGTCGGAAGGTTAAAAATCGGTGCAACGGAAAAACGGGAATGCACTTCATGCGGCAGGGATGAGTCCTGCAGGGAGGAATCGATGGAGCAGTTGAACGCCTTTTTTGCCGCGGCAAGCGGTTACGTCTGGGGGCTTCCCCTGCTGATTCTTCTGGTCGGCACCGGTATCGTCCTGACCGTCCGCCTGCGGGGAATCCAGGTTCGCCTGCTGGGCCACGCCCTGCGCGAGACCTTCGCCAGGCCGAAGGTCGATGAGCCTGGGGACGTCAGCCATTTCAAGGCGTTGATGATCGCCCTGGCCGCCACCATCGGCACCGGCAACATCATCGGCGTCGCCACCGCCATCTCCGTCGGCGGACCGGGCGCCCTCTTCTGGATGTGGATCACCGCCGCGGTGGGGATGGCCACCAAATACGGCGAAGGGGTGCTGGCGGTCAAATACCGGGTGGTCGACGAGAACGGCGAGATGGCCGGCGGGCCGATGTACTACCTGGAACGGGGGCTGGGACAGAAATGGCTGGGGGTCCTCTTCGCCCTCTTCGGTGCCATTGCCGCCTTCGGCATCGGCAACCTGGTGCAGGCCAACGCCGTCGCCGGCAAC containing:
- a CDS encoding DUF1579 domain-containing protein — translated: MKVEPQKEHEWLQKLVGAWAFEVEATTEPGCAPGHFRGTESVRSIGGLWIVAEGLGEMPGGGTATTMMTLGYDPQKKRYLGTWIGSMMTHLWIYDGALDAAEKVLTLDTEGPAMTAEGKMAKFRDVIEFKSDDHRVLTSHMLGEDGKWCHFMTAHYRRKK